From the genome of Gracilibacillus salitolerans, one region includes:
- a CDS encoding YhgE/Pip domain-containing protein — MKNGLHLYKTDMKNIITNWVAAILIGGLMILPSLYAWMNIEASWDPYGQTDQIKVGVVNNDIGASVREEDIHVGDELVETLKDNDSMDWQFVDEEKAMDKLEYGDYFAVIVVPEDFSEKLATVISDQPEKAEVAYYVNEKINAIAPKITDKGATVIVEEISSNFISTVNGVIFDMFNQIGMELENALPDIIQFEDYIFTIEEKLPEIKNILDESLADAENAEEMVSDANSLIPRVEEATSQGLSTVNETLDFIYEAEGRLDEIAPRVNEDLDTIQQAVQDTNAFLESVDISSQNLPDIHQQIDNWNEQIDSSIASIESIEEILRQVQNQQESNQDEETTDNPDENGSEDNQEPEGDTEEEANQQNNQEQIEDALNQLASMKAALQELQEQLNQANEMIKENNEALEEMIANLKDTAQFTNERLDAFISEYQETIEPRVKEEIQHTKSSLESAKSILMEIQNTIPEAQELLNRTATNLVDGEEMLESVLAEYPYIHTKINELADKIRSVEGETDLEEIIELLQNDPDAERSFFEEPVMLNQNKLFPIDNYGTGMTPFYTVLAIWVGGLLLISLLATDPHHVESYTGRQIYFGRLFTFITIGFFQTIIVTLGDMYLLDVEVKEPIWFILFGLLSSIVFILIVYTLVSVFGDIGKALAIVFLVLQIAGAGGTYPVDLLPEFFQAINPYLPFTYAINLMREAVGGIVWSKVQHDVLVLSAFGLVALIIGALFKARLNKYTHRLMKKSRETGLFH, encoded by the coding sequence ATGAAAAACGGTTTACATTTATATAAGACTGACATGAAAAATATTATCACAAATTGGGTTGCGGCGATTTTAATAGGGGGCTTAATGATACTACCCTCGTTATATGCTTGGATGAATATTGAAGCATCATGGGACCCATATGGTCAAACCGATCAAATTAAAGTTGGGGTAGTGAACAATGACATTGGAGCCTCCGTTCGTGAAGAGGACATACATGTAGGTGATGAATTAGTAGAAACATTGAAAGATAATGATTCGATGGATTGGCAATTTGTCGACGAAGAAAAAGCAATGGATAAATTAGAATATGGAGATTATTTTGCTGTAATAGTAGTTCCAGAAGATTTTTCGGAGAAGTTGGCTACGGTTATCAGTGACCAACCAGAAAAAGCAGAAGTAGCGTACTATGTGAATGAAAAAATAAATGCAATTGCTCCGAAGATAACGGATAAAGGGGCTACGGTAATAGTAGAAGAAATAAGTTCAAATTTCATTTCAACGGTCAATGGCGTTATCTTTGACATGTTTAATCAGATCGGTATGGAATTAGAAAATGCACTACCTGACATTATACAATTCGAAGACTATATTTTTACTATTGAAGAAAAGCTTCCTGAAATTAAAAATATATTAGATGAATCATTAGCAGACGCTGAAAATGCGGAGGAAATGGTCAGTGATGCCAATAGTCTTATTCCTAGAGTAGAAGAGGCAACTAGTCAAGGACTTTCAACTGTGAATGAAACATTAGATTTTATATATGAAGCAGAAGGACGATTAGATGAAATAGCTCCACGAGTAAACGAAGATTTAGACACGATTCAGCAAGCAGTGCAGGATACGAATGCGTTTTTAGAATCAGTAGATATATCTTCACAGAACTTGCCAGATATCCATCAACAAATAGATAACTGGAATGAACAAATAGATAGTTCCATTGCTTCTATTGAATCCATAGAGGAAATCTTACGTCAGGTTCAAAATCAACAAGAATCTAATCAGGATGAAGAAACAACGGATAATCCAGACGAGAATGGATCAGAAGATAACCAGGAACCTGAAGGAGATACAGAAGAAGAAGCCAATCAACAAAATAATCAAGAGCAGATTGAAGATGCACTAAATCAACTGGCATCCATGAAAGCTGCGCTACAAGAACTGCAAGAACAACTGAACCAAGCTAATGAGATGATCAAAGAAAACAATGAAGCATTAGAAGAAATGATTGCTAACTTAAAAGACACTGCTCAATTTACAAATGAGAGACTGGATGCATTTATTTCAGAGTACCAAGAAACGATAGAACCAAGAGTCAAAGAAGAAATTCAGCATACGAAAAGCTCGTTAGAATCGGCAAAAAGTATTTTAATGGAGATTCAAAATACCATACCGGAAGCACAAGAATTATTAAATAGAACAGCAACAAATTTAGTAGATGGCGAAGAGATGCTGGAAAGTGTGTTAGCAGAATATCCTTATATTCATACCAAAATTAATGAACTCGCTGATAAAATCCGTAGTGTCGAAGGGGAAACGGATTTAGAGGAAATTATTGAGTTGTTGCAAAATGATCCTGATGCGGAACGAAGCTTTTTTGAGGAACCAGTCATGTTAAATCAAAATAAGTTATTCCCAATTGATAATTATGGAACAGGAATGACGCCGTTTTATACGGTTTTAGCGATATGGGTTGGTGGATTGCTGTTAATTTCGCTATTGGCAACAGATCCCCATCATGTAGAGTCCTATACAGGAAGACAGATTTATTTTGGTAGATTATTCACTTTTATCACAATCGGATTCTTCCAAACGATAATCGTGACATTGGGTGATATGTATCTTCTTGATGTAGAAGTCAAGGAACCCATCTGGTTTATATTATTCGGCTTGTTATCAAGTATTGTATTTATTTTGATTGTATACACCTTAGTGTCGGTGTTTGGTGACATTGGCAAAGCTTTAGCCATCGTCTTTCTTGTTTTACAGATCGCTGGTGCTGGAGGTACCTATCCAGTAGACTTACTACCAGAATTTTTCCAAGCCATTAATCCTTATCTTCCGTTCACATATGCGATTAATTTGATGCGAGAAGCAGTAGGAGGAATTGTTTGGAGTAAAGTCCAACATGATGTCCTGGTTCTATCGGCATTCGGACTTGTCGCATTGATTATTGGAGCGCTGTTCAAAGCACGCTTGAACAAGTATACACATCGATTAATGAAGAAATCGAGAGAAACCGGCTTATTCCATTAA
- a CDS encoding Ger(x)C family spore germination protein — MKKIVPFFMVILLTGCWDVEELTEIGIVAAMAIDMDEESGEYQLTSEFLRPSAESTFVASQDEPFLTVSVTGRSMSELLRKTNLKIDRKGFYSHNKVVIVSEEVAREGLLPIFETFQREQLVRSYVWLGVTSGTSAASILEKQKNSISKIPADFLDSLFDNAEYETVSFNLLKFYKHALRQGQNPVLGVITFDQSEQKAEPDVHLSGGAAFIKDKLVGFMNNDETMGYNWITTNNRNSNEGTMTFPYKDDKYVTLKLVNINSSIKPKVTNKTDISYTVEIKQQLEVTERQELKKTETRKELAQLVVELEKTVKKEIEGKVEQVITKAQEDFQSDIFGFGASLRNKYPKVWNNIKDNWSEEFAKVPYEIKVEVEILNTGLLDGSLHPHE, encoded by the coding sequence ATGAAGAAAATAGTCCCTTTTTTTATGGTAATTTTATTGACTGGGTGTTGGGATGTAGAGGAATTAACAGAGATTGGGATTGTAGCTGCGATGGCAATTGATATGGATGAAGAATCGGGAGAATACCAGCTTACATCAGAATTTTTAAGGCCATCTGCTGAGAGTACATTTGTCGCTTCTCAAGACGAACCTTTCTTAACGGTATCGGTAACGGGAAGGTCGATGTCTGAATTACTAAGAAAAACAAATCTTAAAATAGATCGGAAAGGCTTCTATTCTCATAACAAGGTAGTGATTGTGAGTGAAGAAGTTGCCAGAGAAGGTTTACTGCCCATTTTTGAAACATTCCAACGAGAGCAACTAGTACGAAGTTATGTTTGGCTGGGAGTGACTAGCGGTACAAGTGCTGCTTCAATCCTTGAGAAGCAAAAAAATAGTATCTCGAAGATTCCTGCCGATTTTCTTGATAGCTTATTTGATAATGCCGAGTATGAAACTGTTTCGTTTAATTTATTGAAATTTTATAAGCACGCTTTAAGGCAAGGACAAAATCCGGTATTAGGTGTTATAACCTTTGATCAGAGTGAACAGAAGGCAGAACCTGATGTGCATTTGTCTGGTGGAGCGGCTTTTATCAAAGACAAACTTGTTGGTTTTATGAATAATGATGAAACGATGGGGTATAATTGGATCACTACTAATAATAGGAATAGCAACGAAGGTACAATGACTTTTCCTTATAAAGACGATAAATACGTTACACTAAAATTAGTTAATATTAATTCAAGTATTAAGCCAAAAGTAACAAATAAAACGGATATCTCCTATACTGTTGAAATAAAACAACAATTGGAAGTTACAGAACGTCAGGAATTAAAAAAAACAGAAACAAGAAAAGAGCTTGCTCAGTTAGTAGTCGAGCTTGAGAAAACAGTAAAAAAAGAAATAGAAGGTAAGGTGGAACAAGTCATCACAAAAGCACAGGAAGACTTTCAATCAGATATTTTTGGGTTTGGAGCATCATTACGCAATAAGTACCCAAAAGTTTGGAACAATATAAAAGATAATTGGAGTGAAGAATTTGCCAAAGTTCCCTATGAAATTAAAGTGGAGGTAGAAATTTTAAATACAGGTTTACTAGATGGATCTCTACATCCTCACGAATAA
- a CDS encoding D-alanyl-D-alanine carboxypeptidase family protein — MKRLLLVMLLFLSGCYQAGDQATLPFNKAPQTEKVKKELLYPDRPLDRFWNITEINLDASSVLLINADTGHVIYEKNSDIPLPTASMSKMMTELLVLEAIESGKLEWGRDVEISDYAYSISHQPGYASVDLSQELHYTVAELFQAMAIHSANGATIALAEEISGSEEFFVQQMNKRAQELQLEDTQFVNSTGLDNLHLGDYYSVGGVDDTNTMSAQDLVILAEHLITTYPELLETVNQPTYVLNNREYENTNGMLEGDLAFEGVDGLKTGYTDLAGYCFTGTVEREGVRLISVVMGTSSEVDRFVETARLYEKAFEQIE; from the coding sequence ATGAAAAGATTATTACTTGTGATGTTATTGTTTCTAAGTGGATGTTATCAAGCAGGAGACCAAGCGACATTACCATTTAATAAGGCTCCTCAAACAGAAAAAGTAAAAAAAGAATTGCTATATCCCGATCGACCATTAGACAGGTTTTGGAACATTACCGAAATCAATTTAGATGCAAGTTCTGTTCTTTTAATAAATGCCGATACAGGACATGTTATTTATGAAAAAAATAGTGATATACCATTACCTACAGCAAGCATGTCAAAAATGATGACGGAATTACTTGTTTTAGAAGCAATTGAGAGTGGGAAATTGGAATGGGGTCGTGATGTAGAAATAAGTGATTATGCATACTCCATCTCCCATCAACCAGGATATGCTTCTGTCGATTTATCGCAAGAACTTCATTACACGGTGGCAGAATTGTTCCAGGCTATGGCAATTCACTCAGCCAATGGCGCAACCATCGCATTAGCGGAAGAGATAAGTGGAAGTGAAGAATTTTTTGTGCAGCAAATGAATAAACGAGCGCAAGAGTTACAGTTGGAGGATACACAATTTGTGAACAGCACTGGATTAGATAATTTGCATTTGGGAGATTATTATTCTGTTGGCGGTGTAGACGATACGAATACGATGTCAGCACAGGATTTAGTGATACTTGCGGAGCATTTGATTACGACATATCCCGAATTGTTGGAGACTGTTAACCAGCCTACATATGTATTAAATAACCGGGAATATGAAAATACGAATGGGATGCTGGAAGGTGATTTAGCTTTCGAAGGTGTGGACGGGTTGAAAACTGGATATACCGATCTTGCTGGCTATTGTTTTACTGGAACTGTTGAACGAGAAGGTGTAAGACTAATCTCTGTTGTGATGGGAACATCCTCAGAAGTCGACCGTTTTGTCGAAACGGCGAGATTATATGAAAAAGCATTTGAGCAGATAGAATAG
- a CDS encoding efflux RND transporter permease subunit codes for MKWLRFIIERKILVSLLVVLIVVLGIQSILKLDRELLPSVNMDGAFVDIMAGDMSALDVEQTITNPLENEIKGIDGVENVSSTSYVGRSNVSITIETDRGDEVFQEVENTIHTVASSNDNIQDYQAGQFSTEGDYEFYLDLSGEDMVEITDFAENILEPRLENLPEVRDVALEGGYKQEIIVSFNRDKIMEQELDLQQIITTIQEINQEAAIGQFDGEEDTPSLRWHSALDSTSSIEDIPIQGQNEMIVLKDIAEVSLQPQESNSIVWKNGSKDFIMIQIGRVADVTQIEMAHAVRAEIKEIRDEGLINGFELHEVVAQADYVEDSLNGVTANILIGGILSIFILFLFLRNIRATFIIGFAIPTSILLTFIAMWLFDYSFNILTLIGLGLGIGMMVDSSIVILESIYRKKEQGFDKLEAILEGTKEVATAVIASMLTTIVVFVPIGLISGDIGRFMIILSMIVAITLVSSALISFTVIPTFAHRFLKIRKNHARTKDGWIINSYTKFAQWIVKKKRNSFAIISLFILILAGSLFLVSKIPMTIMPDMYNRYSELMIELEPGVSISEKNEVVQEINRELEAIQDVEANYAMDDGGLLFSIINLTTGDAITREQNQVNEEITKSLRELQDTQPIKSVQGTFSEGGGQPIQVMIKGDKLKELESIATDFSSELEEISGVVGVSHSGERASLDEVIELKDDAIRDSGLSSLYVRNYMEQAFLDMPIDEIVVENKEIPIQVEWANEIDKKDALLDMEVQTMEGNKTLSEFIRLNTTEIPNQITHDDGTRYVTISAELEGRDLGSVNRDVQQLIADFETPDSYQIETTGDLEQQQELMMEILLIIGIAIFLVYLVMAVQFDHLFHPIIVMSIIPMTIVGVILGLFFTQRELSALSAMGIIMLIGIVLNNAILFIDRTKQLRKEGYIVTEALVEAGRNRMRPIFMTSFTTAAGMLPLAITTGTSSNYQAPMATVIISGLLFATFITLLLIPAIYRLFSSNKKLQKDLKDETSMSA; via the coding sequence TTGAAATGGTTAAGATTTATTATCGAAAGGAAAATCCTTGTTAGTTTGCTTGTTGTGCTTATTGTAGTCTTAGGTATTCAATCCATTCTAAAGTTAGATAGGGAACTTCTACCATCAGTCAATATGGACGGGGCATTTGTTGATATCATGGCCGGAGATATGTCTGCGCTTGATGTTGAGCAAACCATTACCAATCCATTAGAGAATGAAATTAAAGGAATTGACGGAGTAGAAAATGTTTCTTCTACCTCTTATGTAGGTAGAAGCAATGTTAGTATTACGATTGAAACAGACCGAGGGGATGAGGTTTTTCAAGAGGTAGAAAATACTATCCATACTGTTGCATCTAGCAATGATAATATTCAGGATTATCAAGCAGGTCAATTTAGTACAGAGGGAGATTATGAATTTTACCTAGATTTATCTGGTGAAGATATGGTTGAGATTACCGATTTTGCTGAGAATATATTGGAACCTAGATTAGAGAACCTCCCAGAAGTTAGAGATGTTGCTTTAGAGGGAGGTTACAAACAGGAAATCATTGTATCATTTAACCGAGATAAAATAATGGAGCAAGAACTTGATCTCCAGCAAATAATTACAACCATTCAAGAAATAAATCAAGAAGCAGCTATTGGGCAATTCGATGGGGAAGAAGATACCCCATCCTTAAGATGGCATTCTGCATTAGATTCGACTTCCAGCATTGAAGATATACCGATTCAAGGCCAAAATGAAATGATTGTATTAAAAGATATTGCAGAAGTTTCCCTGCAGCCGCAAGAAAGTAATTCTATCGTTTGGAAGAATGGATCAAAGGATTTCATCATGATACAAATTGGTCGAGTTGCGGATGTTACCCAAATTGAAATGGCTCACGCTGTCCGTGCTGAAATAAAAGAGATAAGAGATGAAGGACTTATAAATGGATTCGAACTACACGAGGTTGTAGCCCAAGCTGATTACGTAGAAGATTCTCTTAACGGAGTAACAGCAAATATTCTCATTGGCGGGATTTTATCGATATTTATCCTGTTTCTCTTTCTGCGTAATATAAGAGCTACTTTTATTATTGGTTTTGCGATTCCTACTTCTATTTTGCTTACCTTTATCGCCATGTGGCTTTTTGATTATAGTTTTAATATTCTAACTTTAATTGGGTTAGGATTAGGGATTGGGATGATGGTAGATTCCTCGATCGTTATTCTTGAATCAATCTATCGCAAGAAAGAACAAGGCTTTGATAAATTAGAAGCGATACTGGAAGGAACAAAAGAAGTAGCAACCGCAGTCATCGCCTCTATGTTAACAACTATTGTCGTATTTGTACCCATTGGATTAATCAGTGGAGATATCGGAAGATTTATGATCATTTTATCGATGATAGTTGCCATCACGTTAGTCAGCTCTGCGCTTATCTCCTTTACCGTTATTCCAACTTTCGCTCATCGCTTTTTGAAAATCCGCAAAAACCATGCGAGAACGAAGGATGGTTGGATTATAAATAGCTACACCAAATTCGCTCAATGGATTGTTAAGAAAAAACGAAATAGTTTCGCCATCATTAGCTTGTTTATTCTTATATTGGCAGGTTCACTCTTCTTAGTCTCGAAAATACCAATGACAATTATGCCAGATATGTATAACCGTTATTCTGAATTAATGATTGAATTAGAACCAGGTGTATCCATCTCTGAAAAAAATGAGGTTGTACAAGAGATTAATCGAGAATTAGAAGCGATACAAGATGTAGAAGCGAACTATGCGATGGATGATGGTGGCTTACTGTTCAGTATTATTAATTTGACCACAGGGGATGCCATCACAAGAGAGCAAAATCAAGTCAATGAAGAAATCACGAAATCGTTACGGGAGCTGCAAGACACACAACCGATTAAAAGTGTGCAAGGTACTTTCTCTGAAGGTGGTGGACAGCCAATCCAAGTGATGATAAAAGGTGATAAATTGAAGGAACTCGAATCCATTGCAACAGACTTCTCAAGTGAATTAGAAGAAATCTCAGGAGTTGTCGGTGTTAGTCACTCTGGAGAACGTGCTTCACTTGACGAAGTAATTGAATTGAAAGACGATGCTATCAGAGATAGTGGACTCAGTTCTCTCTATGTTAGAAATTATATGGAGCAAGCATTTTTAGATATGCCAATTGACGAAATCGTTGTAGAAAACAAAGAGATACCTATTCAAGTAGAATGGGCCAATGAGATAGATAAGAAAGATGCCTTATTGGATATGGAAGTACAGACAATGGAAGGCAATAAAACATTATCTGAATTTATTCGTTTAAATACGACCGAAATTCCAAATCAAATTACACATGATGATGGAACAAGGTATGTAACGATATCTGCTGAATTAGAAGGAAGAGATTTAGGTTCCGTTAATCGCGACGTCCAACAATTAATTGCTGATTTTGAAACGCCGGACAGCTACCAGATAGAAACTACAGGAGATTTGGAGCAACAGCAAGAATTAATGATGGAGATTCTACTCATTATCGGGATTGCCATTTTCCTCGTTTATTTAGTGATGGCTGTGCAATTCGATCATTTATTCCATCCGATTATTGTAATGTCGATTATTCCGATGACGATCGTTGGTGTGATTTTAGGTTTATTCTTCACTCAACGGGAATTAAGTGCATTATCTGCTATGGGGATCATCATGCTCATTGGTATTGTTCTCAATAATGCCATCCTGTTTATCGATCGAACAAAACAACTAAGAAAAGAAGGGTATATCGTAACAGAAGCACTTGTGGAAGCAGGGAGAAATCGAATGCGCCCTATTTTTATGACTAGCTTTACAACTGCTGCCGGCATGTTACCATTAGCGATTACAACAGGAACGTCGAGCAACTATCAAGCACCGATGGCAACAGTTATCATTTCGGGATTACTTTTCGCTACATTCATAACACTATTATTGATCCCGGCGATCTACCGATTATTTAGTTCTAATAAGAAATTACAAAAGGATTTAAAAGATGAGACTTCTATGTCAGCTTAA
- a CDS encoding ATP-grasp domain-containing protein, which produces MSKRGWIIYNGNLYTKKFAEQIKWLRKTAETFDFEIDVIANNQLLVAMEEGCARILTEKQKPDFVFFWDKDLFLARQLEEQGVRLFNPAKAIEICDDKALTYLQLANHGIRMPKTIIAPKVFVSLEDDSHLGQVIEILSFPMVIKETFGSFGEQVYLIKNEQQLRQKAKELQHKPHLFQEYIASSYGRDVRLNVVGDRVVAAMLRKSDQDFRANVTAGGKMYRYQPTEEEEKLAVRCSQIVGADFAGVDLLFGENDEPILCEINSNAHFKNIYDCTGVDITKDMMAFIKETITE; this is translated from the coding sequence ATGAGTAAAAGAGGCTGGATTATTTATAATGGGAATTTATACACAAAGAAATTTGCCGAACAAATCAAATGGTTACGAAAAACAGCAGAGACGTTTGATTTTGAAATAGATGTGATCGCTAATAATCAACTCTTGGTTGCTATGGAAGAAGGATGTGCACGAATACTTACCGAAAAGCAAAAGCCTGACTTTGTGTTCTTTTGGGATAAGGATTTATTTTTGGCGAGACAACTAGAAGAACAGGGGGTGCGCTTATTTAACCCGGCCAAAGCGATAGAGATTTGCGATGATAAAGCATTAACCTATCTGCAGTTAGCGAATCATGGTATTCGCATGCCAAAGACGATCATTGCCCCAAAGGTCTTTGTTTCGTTAGAAGACGATAGCCATCTTGGCCAAGTAATCGAAATACTTAGCTTTCCCATGGTCATTAAGGAGACATTCGGATCCTTTGGTGAACAGGTATATTTGATTAAAAATGAGCAGCAATTACGCCAAAAAGCAAAGGAATTACAGCATAAACCACATCTTTTTCAAGAGTATATTGCATCAAGCTATGGTCGAGATGTGCGCTTAAATGTCGTAGGAGATCGTGTAGTCGCAGCAATGCTTCGAAAGTCAGATCAAGACTTCCGTGCAAATGTAACAGCAGGTGGCAAAATGTATCGTTACCAGCCAACAGAAGAAGAAGAGAAATTAGCGGTTCGCTGTAGTCAAATAGTTGGGGCAGACTTTGCAGGTGTTGATCTCCTTTTTGGAGAAAATGATGAACCCATTTTGTGTGAAATTAATTCCAACGCACATTTTAAAAACATATATGATTGTACAGGTGTTGATATTACAAAGGATATGATGGCTTTTATTAAGGAGACCATTACCGAATAA
- a CDS encoding spore germination protein, producing the protein MRRLRTTRKSNKSQQPKQTNRMVKMVLEDNRSTLKSIFKNSVDIQFRDLQLKEENNNRAFICYTEGMVREEFIHDNVLEPLLGIDLNKEEINSASLISYMDSNIIKASSVDKTSNLDHIIEKILRGQTAIFIDGFDSALLISTESYQSRAVEEPETESTVRGSREGFNEVISTNTSLLRRKINNPHLIFEEFIIGGNTKTTVRIGYIDGIAKQEIVEEVRNRLESIETDVVLETGYLEQYIEDHPKSIFQTIGNSEKPDKVAAKLLEGRVSILCDGTPFVLTVPYLFIESMQVPEDYYSKPYFTTLIRLIRLIALFLTVATPAVFVAAATFHHEMVPALLLTTMAAAEERVPFPIMLEALIMTVIFELLREAGVRMPRPIGSAVSIVGALVIGEAAVQAGLVGAPMVIVVALTAITGFVVTAINNTVILIRFFLILLSGSFGFYGLLMGTLFVVAHACSLRSFGTPYLTPFAPVELKEWRDTFVRLSLKNLQRKPSSILRKKY; encoded by the coding sequence ATGAGGAGACTTCGGACAACTCGTAAAAGTAATAAATCTCAACAACCTAAGCAAACCAATCGAATGGTGAAAATGGTGCTAGAGGATAATCGGTCGACATTAAAGAGTATCTTTAAAAATAGTGTTGATATCCAGTTCAGAGACTTGCAATTAAAAGAGGAAAATAACAATCGGGCCTTTATTTGTTATACAGAAGGTATGGTTAGAGAAGAGTTTATTCATGATAATGTCTTAGAACCGTTATTAGGAATCGATCTTAATAAGGAAGAAATAAACTCTGCTTCATTAATTTCCTATATGGATTCTAATATTATCAAGGCTTCTTCAGTGGATAAGACTTCTAATTTAGATCATATTATAGAAAAAATACTTCGAGGGCAAACGGCGATTTTTATCGATGGGTTTGACAGTGCGTTACTAATCAGTACAGAATCTTATCAATCGAGAGCGGTAGAGGAGCCAGAAACGGAATCAACGGTAAGAGGATCAAGAGAAGGTTTTAACGAAGTCATAAGTACTAATACTTCCTTACTCCGTCGTAAAATAAATAATCCTCATTTAATTTTTGAGGAGTTCATTATTGGAGGAAACACAAAAACCACAGTGCGCATTGGCTACATCGACGGTATTGCTAAGCAAGAGATAGTAGAGGAAGTAAGAAATCGTCTTGAATCGATCGAGACGGATGTTGTACTGGAAACTGGTTATTTAGAGCAATATATAGAAGATCATCCTAAGTCCATCTTTCAGACGATTGGTAATAGCGAAAAGCCAGACAAAGTAGCCGCAAAATTATTGGAAGGTCGAGTGTCCATATTGTGTGATGGGACACCGTTTGTATTAACAGTACCTTATTTATTTATTGAGTCAATGCAAGTACCGGAAGACTATTATTCCAAGCCTTATTTTACTACACTAATTCGTTTGATTCGACTGATTGCGTTATTTCTAACTGTTGCTACTCCGGCAGTTTTTGTGGCGGCGGCCACTTTTCATCATGAAATGGTGCCAGCCTTATTATTAACAACGATGGCTGCTGCTGAGGAGAGAGTACCTTTTCCGATTATGTTAGAAGCTTTAATCATGACTGTTATCTTTGAGCTACTTCGTGAAGCTGGGGTCCGAATGCCTCGACCTATCGGCTCAGCTGTGAGTATTGTTGGTGCATTAGTAATTGGGGAAGCTGCTGTACAGGCAGGACTAGTAGGAGCACCAATGGTTATTGTAGTAGCGTTGACAGCTATTACCGGTTTTGTTGTGACAGCGATCAATAATACTGTCATTTTAATTCGATTTTTCCTGATTTTGTTATCGGGATCTTTCGGATTCTACGGTTTACTGATGGGAACACTGTTCGTTGTTGCTCACGCTTGTTCATTAAGATCATTTGGTACTCCGTATCTAACACCGTTCGCACCAGTAGAGTTAAAGGAATGGAGAGATACATTTGTCCGGTTGTCATTGAAGAATTTACAAAGAAAGCCAAGTTCTATTCTTCGCAAGAAATATTGA
- a CDS encoding GerAB/ArcD/ProY family transporter, which produces MRQISNIQLFALIVAFEIGSTTLFALGSGAKRDAWIVVLVSFVLSFILLWVYTQIPRYHTMKNFAEILNDCLGVILAKPLIFLYSMYFLSQTTHNFYEFGALIKMTALPETPLLVILYIFIVVMVYILHKGIEVIARSIEIFLPYLFFFLLAAYFLNMISGEFEILNLLPILGEGIQPILAEIPIVVSFPFGEMVVFLTIWHYVKKQEFIRKTTYIAVTVSTFLLLIANIVFIGVLGSELTGSSEIPLLETMLSVHVAMIFTNLDAIGVFIMFIGGFYKTAIHFYGFSLMFTWLFNKSNSKWIIIIFGLALPIISILRFDNLDDQRWKGMEGGVYSILLYALLPLLILLIIKVKKKHNK; this is translated from the coding sequence ATGAGACAAATATCAAATATTCAGCTTTTCGCCCTCATCGTAGCATTTGAGATTGGAAGTACGACATTGTTTGCCTTAGGTAGTGGAGCTAAAAGGGATGCATGGATCGTCGTGTTAGTGTCTTTTGTTCTCAGCTTTATTTTATTATGGGTGTATACCCAAATACCTAGATATCACACCATGAAGAACTTTGCGGAGATATTAAATGACTGTCTGGGTGTTATTCTAGCTAAACCGCTGATATTTCTATACAGCATGTATTTTCTGAGTCAAACAACACATAATTTCTATGAATTTGGTGCCTTGATCAAAATGACTGCTCTACCTGAAACACCTCTTCTCGTAATTCTTTATATATTCATTGTGGTAATGGTTTATATTTTGCATAAAGGAATTGAAGTCATCGCTAGATCGATTGAAATATTTCTGCCATATCTTTTCTTTTTCTTACTTGCCGCATATTTTCTGAATATGATTTCCGGTGAGTTTGAGATATTGAATTTATTACCAATTTTAGGGGAAGGGATTCAACCAATCCTTGCAGAAATCCCGATAGTTGTTTCCTTTCCTTTCGGTGAGATGGTAGTCTTTCTTACCATTTGGCATTATGTCAAAAAACAAGAATTTATCCGTAAAACAACATATATTGCTGTTACGGTTTCAACGTTTTTATTATTAATAGCTAACATTGTCTTTATTGGTGTCCTAGGTTCAGAACTGACAGGAAGCTCCGAAATACCATTGTTAGAGACAATGCTCTCGGTTCATGTTGCCATGATTTTTACTAATCTTGATGCTATCGGCGTGTTTATCATGTTTATCGGGGGATTTTATAAAACAGCTATCCATTTTTATGGTTTTTCTTTAATGTTTACTTGGTTATTTAATAAATCAAATTCTAAATGGATTATTATTATTTTTGGTTTAGCGCTTCCTATTATTTCGATACTCCGTTTTGATAATTTAGATGATCAAAGATGGAAAGGAATGGAAGGAGGAGTCTACAGTATACTGTTGTATGCACTTCTTCCGTTATTAATCCTGCTGATTATCAAAGTGAAGAAGAAACATAATAAATAA